The proteins below are encoded in one region of Planctopirus limnophila DSM 3776:
- a CDS encoding WD40 repeat domain-containing protein, whose product MTHQRWLLWLIAGFGVMLCALETQAQDLPTIKLKSVKTVKLDGPAYSVAAHPHQPWIAVGLDKSILLTHLDGSKLHTWNWPAGQVRGLAFSPDGSTLAAGSYQSVQLLKVNAGTDGNPTLEPLKTLPGHRGYVLDLAWSPDGKQLVTACDDEATRVFLVETAQRQLMLIDHGFPVTSVAWSPSGEWLATSAGDETRAFKAGEVFLREATTGEVLHKLTGFERPVLAIQFTPQSDFLICGGLDEKCFVFQTKDGQPLGFYGGHARPVRRIVTATSQSPRLPIAITGSGGRFAGKNETHIWTVDSGDQLALDESHTSQITGVALSPSANRLITVSKDQSLSIFEVQGLETQPPPTSPQDKDATQPAPRTWPPAPATPRE is encoded by the coding sequence ATGACCCATCAACGCTGGCTGCTTTGGCTCATTGCCGGATTCGGTGTGATGCTCTGCGCCCTCGAAACGCAGGCTCAGGATCTCCCCACCATCAAGCTGAAGTCGGTCAAAACGGTAAAACTTGATGGGCCAGCCTATTCTGTCGCAGCACATCCACACCAGCCGTGGATTGCAGTGGGACTCGATAAATCGATCCTGCTGACCCATCTGGACGGTTCCAAACTTCACACTTGGAACTGGCCCGCAGGTCAAGTGCGTGGACTCGCGTTTTCACCAGACGGATCGACGCTGGCGGCTGGAAGTTACCAATCCGTACAGCTATTGAAAGTTAACGCAGGGACAGATGGAAACCCTACTCTGGAACCGCTGAAAACACTTCCCGGCCACCGTGGTTATGTGCTGGATCTGGCGTGGAGCCCGGATGGGAAACAACTGGTAACGGCCTGTGACGATGAAGCCACCCGAGTCTTTCTGGTTGAAACGGCCCAGCGCCAGTTAATGCTGATTGATCACGGTTTCCCGGTCACCAGCGTGGCCTGGTCTCCCTCTGGTGAATGGTTGGCGACATCGGCAGGCGATGAGACTCGAGCCTTCAAAGCTGGCGAAGTGTTTCTTCGAGAAGCGACCACTGGTGAGGTGCTTCACAAGCTGACGGGATTTGAACGCCCTGTCCTGGCGATTCAATTCACACCTCAAAGTGATTTCCTGATTTGCGGTGGTCTCGATGAGAAGTGTTTTGTCTTTCAGACCAAAGACGGACAGCCATTAGGCTTTTATGGTGGCCATGCCCGACCAGTTCGAAGAATTGTCACCGCGACCAGTCAATCTCCCCGGCTCCCTATTGCCATTACAGGTTCAGGGGGGCGATTTGCCGGTAAGAACGAAACTCACATCTGGACTGTCGATTCGGGCGACCAACTGGCCCTGGATGAATCCCACACATCTCAGATTACCGGAGTGGCACTGAGTCCATCAGCCAATCGACTGATCACTGTCAGCAAGGATCAATCGCTATCGATCTTTGAAGTGCAAGGCCTGGAAACTCAGCCACCGCCAACTTCCCCGCAAGACAAGGATGCTACTCAGCCTGCCCCCAGGACTTGGCCACCTGCACCAGCAACTCCTCGTGAATGA
- a CDS encoding DUF4332 domain-containing protein, with protein sequence MSLLFSVLFAYKCKNTHHKLALDALRYLEIPDAERWSDLFLTRIDQYLDGSKAPDDKFKDFQNHVLHVRDREWGGAIKTAQIWYEKAVTAFRQKDWSQGVYSAGVLSHYVTDPFQPFHTGQSEAETIVHRAAEWTIACSYDQLRLLLDQELGGVPAKSLPQGVEWLPQIIRQGAQFANQSYELAISHYSLAIGSKKPVEGYDETGKRAIARILGETIRGYALVLGECLKESGVTPPSSPVTIYGVLAAMTVPIFSVTKKMANSSERAAVLAIAKEVEKTGRCEKTLSADEKVVREAYATEVCKVPVETFGQESVALAGSKHAEALKVEAEQTKSQAKTKSQEVAEKPTAKPLPQPVIHAQPPVSTPPSPSSVNRVQPQPQGLPTAGKVQAVSEPATGRMVQEHESQFYLAMNMPLEKAPSIGPKTAEKFTSAGIRTVGEFVNAEPHELARKLSQKSLDSVTLYEWQCQARLCCEIPKFRGYMAQILTAIGIQTKDEFVEAEIETLWDLVDNFLTTPEAERLLRGSHPPDLEDLRQWQTRAKAHNSENSSQSQAA encoded by the coding sequence ATGTCCCTCTTGTTTTCAGTCCTCTTTGCCTACAAGTGCAAGAACACGCACCACAAACTGGCCCTTGATGCACTGAGGTATCTTGAAATACCAGACGCGGAGAGATGGAGCGATCTGTTTTTGACGCGGATCGATCAGTATCTCGATGGATCGAAAGCTCCCGATGACAAGTTCAAAGACTTTCAAAACCACGTGCTGCATGTGCGGGATCGCGAGTGGGGCGGTGCGATCAAGACGGCACAAATCTGGTACGAGAAAGCGGTTACAGCCTTCCGTCAGAAGGATTGGTCACAAGGGGTCTATAGTGCGGGTGTCCTCAGTCATTATGTGACCGATCCGTTTCAGCCATTCCATACGGGGCAGTCGGAAGCTGAAACGATTGTTCACCGGGCCGCCGAGTGGACCATTGCCTGCTCTTACGATCAATTGCGGCTCTTGCTCGACCAGGAACTGGGTGGTGTACCAGCAAAGAGCTTGCCTCAAGGGGTTGAGTGGCTGCCTCAGATCATTCGTCAGGGTGCACAATTCGCGAATCAGTCGTATGAATTGGCCATTTCGCATTACTCGCTGGCGATTGGTTCCAAGAAACCGGTTGAAGGTTATGACGAAACCGGCAAGCGAGCGATCGCCCGCATCCTTGGAGAAACGATACGCGGGTACGCTCTGGTGCTGGGGGAATGCCTCAAGGAATCCGGGGTGACACCACCTTCGAGCCCGGTCACGATTTATGGCGTGCTGGCTGCCATGACAGTACCGATTTTTTCTGTGACTAAGAAAATGGCCAATTCCAGCGAACGGGCCGCAGTTCTGGCGATTGCAAAGGAAGTTGAAAAAACTGGCCGCTGTGAGAAGACACTTTCGGCTGACGAGAAAGTGGTTCGCGAAGCCTACGCTACTGAAGTCTGCAAAGTTCCTGTCGAGACATTTGGGCAGGAATCGGTGGCCTTAGCGGGATCGAAGCATGCAGAGGCACTAAAAGTCGAAGCAGAACAAACCAAGTCACAGGCAAAGACGAAATCTCAGGAAGTTGCTGAAAAGCCAACGGCAAAACCTCTGCCACAACCTGTGATCCATGCGCAGCCACCTGTTTCGACTCCACCATCACCTTCTTCGGTGAATCGTGTTCAACCTCAGCCTCAAGGTTTGCCAACAGCAGGAAAAGTTCAAGCAGTTTCAGAACCAGCGACCGGGCGAATGGTTCAAGAGCATGAGTCGCAATTCTATTTGGCGATGAATATGCCGCTGGAAAAGGCGCCTTCGATTGGGCCAAAAACAGCCGAAAAATTCACCAGCGCCGGGATTCGGACGGTTGGCGAGTTTGTGAATGCCGAACCTCATGAACTCGCCAGAAAACTGAGCCAGAAATCGCTTGATTCTGTCACTCTTTACGAATGGCAGTGTCAGGCTCGGCTCTGTTGCGAGATTCCAAAGTTCCGGGGCTATATGGCTCAGATTCTGACGGCTATTGGAATTCAGACGAAAGATGAATTTGTCGAAGCCGAGATCGAAACGCTCTGGGATCTCGTGGATAACTTTCTGACAACCCCTGAAGCCGAGAGGCTCCTGCGAGGTTCGCATCCACCAGATCTTGAGGATTTGCGCCAGTGGCAAACTCGTGCGAAGGCTCATAACAGTGAGAATTCGAGCCAGTCCCAGGCTGCCTGA
- a CDS encoding RNA polymerase sigma factor — MPVAEVTAENVQVTADAALDWADVNRVQQGDSAAYRAVVERHQRSVTRLMSRFTRDPAVVEELVQTVFIEAWRQIHNFRGEAPLLHWLTVIGTRTGYRFWKQQAKQRQRHARLEALPEPVAREDNSEAAHDAATKVHMVLSTLPPRDRLVLTLLHLEERSLKEISALTGWSLAMVKVQAFRARRKLAQVLERAQS; from the coding sequence ATGCCAGTTGCCGAAGTTACTGCTGAAAACGTGCAGGTTACGGCGGATGCGGCTCTGGATTGGGCGGATGTCAACAGGGTTCAGCAGGGAGATTCAGCCGCCTATCGGGCTGTTGTCGAGCGGCATCAACGGTCTGTGACGCGATTAATGAGCCGCTTTACTCGCGATCCGGCCGTTGTTGAAGAACTCGTTCAGACAGTCTTTATCGAAGCGTGGCGGCAGATTCATAACTTTCGTGGCGAAGCTCCTCTCCTTCACTGGCTCACTGTGATTGGCACCCGGACTGGGTACCGTTTCTGGAAGCAGCAGGCCAAACAGAGGCAACGCCATGCCCGCCTGGAGGCTTTACCAGAGCCCGTCGCCCGGGAAGACAATTCTGAGGCTGCCCACGATGCCGCAACCAAAGTCCACATGGTGCTGTCCACTTTGCCACCACGAGATCGACTGGTGTTGACGCTTCTGCATCTGGAAGAGCGTTCGCTGAAGGAAATCTCAGCGCTGACGGGATGGTCGCTGGCCATGGTCAAGGTGCAGGCATTCAGAGCGCGCAGAAAACTGGCCCAGGTCCTGGAGAGGGCTCAATCATGA
- a CDS encoding DEAD/DEAH box helicase produces MTELPADIETTTTFADLNISPPILSAVTASGYVNPTPIQARTIPLLIEGRDVLGMAQTGTGKTAAFAIPMLQAIDLSSSATQVLILAPTRELAMQVAEAFEKYAANLKGLRVAAIYGGQDYQLQFRQLNRGAHVIVGTPGRVMDHIRRGSLKLDSLKGLVLDEADEMLRMGFAEDVEWILEQTPSQRQIALFSATMPDSIRRIAQKHLKNPAEITIKRRTATAETIRQRFITVPPFQKEAVLARILETEPIDAVIIFVKTKSTTVPLAEFLASQGYRTAALSSDVPQAQRERIVEHLKSGRLDIVIATDVAARGLDVQRITHVINFDLPSDSESYVHRIGRTGRAGRQGDTILFLHPRERFQLRRIEQVTRQPIEPMQVPAAAQVNERRIERFKSKIKTALDHRDLEAFSGIIESLQKESDTPIEQIAAALAVLAAGDAPLLVKDDIRDFNSIETRNREPAPGRGNPRLARAQDAERSMRPRGREAGREERAPRSEGRSFRPMETFRIQVGQIHQVKPANIVGAIANETGLDSSCIGRIEIYDNYSTVDLLAGMPDDVFHSLKAVEVLGQQLNISRATEHPANEEFSARKSKGRFDSKRNLKPNQQRS; encoded by the coding sequence ATGACTGAATTGCCCGCTGACATCGAAACCACCACGACTTTTGCTGATTTGAACATCAGCCCGCCGATTCTCTCGGCTGTCACTGCCTCCGGATATGTGAATCCGACTCCTATTCAGGCTCGGACGATTCCCCTGTTGATCGAGGGCCGAGATGTCCTTGGTATGGCTCAAACCGGGACTGGTAAAACCGCTGCTTTTGCCATCCCCATGCTACAGGCCATTGATCTCTCGTCATCGGCCACGCAAGTGCTCATCCTGGCACCGACTCGAGAGTTGGCGATGCAGGTGGCTGAAGCCTTTGAAAAATATGCTGCCAACCTCAAAGGGTTGCGTGTTGCCGCCATTTATGGTGGTCAGGATTACCAACTCCAGTTCCGCCAGTTGAACCGTGGTGCCCATGTGATTGTGGGAACCCCGGGCCGAGTGATGGATCATATTCGTCGTGGCTCACTCAAGCTCGATTCACTCAAGGGTCTGGTACTTGATGAAGCCGACGAAATGCTGCGCATGGGGTTCGCCGAAGATGTCGAGTGGATTCTCGAACAGACACCTTCCCAGCGTCAAATTGCACTCTTCAGTGCCACCATGCCCGATTCGATCCGTCGCATCGCGCAGAAACACCTGAAAAATCCTGCCGAAATCACTATCAAGCGTCGTACGGCGACTGCCGAAACGATTCGCCAGCGGTTTATCACCGTGCCGCCTTTCCAGAAGGAAGCGGTTCTCGCCCGCATTCTCGAAACGGAACCCATCGACGCGGTCATTATCTTCGTCAAAACCAAGAGCACGACAGTTCCATTGGCTGAATTTCTCGCCAGCCAGGGCTATCGAACAGCTGCCCTTTCGAGCGATGTTCCTCAAGCTCAACGCGAGCGTATTGTCGAACATCTCAAGTCAGGTCGGCTGGATATTGTCATTGCCACAGATGTCGCTGCCCGCGGACTCGACGTCCAGCGCATCACGCACGTCATCAACTTTGATCTCCCTTCGGATAGCGAAAGCTATGTCCACCGCATTGGCCGAACAGGTCGTGCGGGTCGTCAGGGCGATACCATTCTGTTCCTGCATCCCCGCGAACGTTTCCAACTCCGCCGCATCGAACAAGTGACTCGCCAGCCCATTGAACCGATGCAGGTGCCTGCTGCTGCTCAGGTCAACGAACGGCGCATTGAACGTTTCAAATCCAAAATCAAAACAGCACTCGATCACCGAGATCTGGAAGCGTTCTCTGGTATCATTGAAAGTCTGCAGAAAGAATCCGACACGCCGATTGAGCAGATTGCCGCTGCCCTGGCTGTGCTGGCTGCTGGCGATGCACCGTTGCTGGTGAAGGACGACATCCGGGATTTCAACTCGATTGAAACTCGAAATCGTGAACCAGCACCCGGGCGTGGCAATCCGCGGTTGGCACGTGCTCAGGATGCCGAGCGCAGCATGCGACCTCGAGGGCGAGAAGCGGGACGCGAAGAACGTGCTCCCCGTTCCGAAGGTCGCTCCTTCCGCCCGATGGAAACCTTCCGCATTCAGGTCGGGCAGATCCATCAGGTCAAGCCGGCGAACATTGTGGGTGCCATTGCCAACGAAACTGGTCTCGACAGTTCATGCATTGGGCGGATCGAGATTTACGATAACTACAGCACTGTCGATCTGCTGGCCGGTATGCCGGACGATGTGTTCCATTCACTCAAAGCCGTCGAAGTGCTGGGCCAGCAACTCAACATTTCCCGGGCCACAGAGCACCCTGCCAACGAAGAATTTTCCGCTCGGAAATCCAAAGGACGCTTTGACTCCAAGCGAAATCTGAAACCCAATCAGCAGCGATCGTAG
- a CDS encoding DUF1501 domain-containing protein, with protein MLTVTDDRYARPAIGFTRRDFLQVGSLGAGGFTLADLISMEAISTNDRVASRDERHQGSDRRSVIMICNLGAPSQLDTFDPKPEAPREIRGPFSTIQTASPEIFLTEILPQHAAIAEKFSIIRSCYHNAPALHDVGWQYLQTGRYSTGSWQSPHVGSVASYLKEKRAGLPPFVVLPARRDAGRDPRADQQTGRFLGKAYDPLVLNDDPSLPHFSGAERNVPPSLGTVKLDRRQKLRSVVESSLSQFEKSESATQLGSHGEAAFRLISSPEARAAFDLANEPDAVRDQYGRSRFGQSCLLARRLIEAGVRFVTINTFLNIETEITWDVHGTHPFASVEEMKSLIAPMYDQGYATLIRDLEERGMLNDTLVCNLAEFGRTPMINSAGGRDHWTKCWSVGFAGGGVQGGRIVGKSDALGGSPIERPVSPPEILATIYHSLGIDIEHPLPGPDGSSFPLVDGQAQPVMELFA; from the coding sequence ATGCTTACCGTAACGGACGATCGATATGCCCGGCCTGCTATCGGATTCACCCGCCGCGACTTCCTCCAGGTGGGATCTCTCGGGGCTGGAGGTTTTACCCTCGCTGATCTGATCTCAATGGAAGCCATTTCCACCAACGATCGAGTTGCTTCTCGCGATGAGCGTCATCAAGGAAGTGATCGCCGATCCGTGATCATGATTTGCAACCTCGGTGCTCCCAGTCAGTTGGATACCTTCGATCCAAAACCAGAGGCACCACGCGAAATTCGCGGCCCATTTTCCACAATTCAGACTGCTTCTCCCGAGATCTTTTTGACAGAGATTCTGCCTCAGCATGCGGCGATTGCAGAGAAGTTTTCGATCATCCGCAGTTGTTATCACAACGCACCTGCCTTGCACGATGTCGGTTGGCAATATCTCCAAACTGGACGATATTCAACAGGTAGTTGGCAGTCGCCACATGTCGGGAGTGTGGCAAGCTACCTGAAGGAAAAGCGGGCTGGTTTGCCACCATTTGTCGTACTTCCCGCAAGAAGGGATGCTGGTCGAGATCCTCGTGCTGATCAACAAACCGGTCGCTTTTTAGGCAAAGCTTATGATCCATTGGTCTTGAATGATGACCCTTCACTTCCCCATTTCAGCGGAGCAGAGAGGAACGTTCCTCCTTCGCTCGGAACTGTGAAATTGGATCGTCGCCAGAAGTTGCGTTCAGTGGTGGAAAGTTCGCTTTCTCAGTTTGAAAAGAGTGAATCGGCCACTCAGTTGGGCAGTCATGGTGAAGCGGCTTTTCGATTGATCAGCAGTCCGGAGGCTCGGGCCGCATTTGATCTGGCCAATGAGCCAGACGCGGTGCGAGACCAATATGGCCGAAGTCGATTCGGTCAGTCGTGCCTGCTTGCCCGTCGCTTGATTGAAGCGGGAGTACGCTTTGTCACGATCAATACGTTCTTGAATATCGAAACTGAAATCACCTGGGATGTTCACGGCACACACCCGTTTGCCTCAGTCGAGGAAATGAAAAGTCTGATTGCACCCATGTACGATCAAGGCTATGCCACTCTGATTCGAGATCTCGAAGAACGGGGCATGCTGAATGACACTCTGGTTTGCAATCTGGCTGAGTTTGGCCGAACGCCTATGATCAACTCGGCTGGCGGGCGAGATCATTGGACGAAGTGCTGGAGCGTGGGCTTTGCCGGTGGTGGAGTGCAGGGCGGAAGGATTGTCGGAAAAAGCGATGCATTGGGCGGGTCTCCCATCGAACGGCCCGTCTCACCGCCAGAAATTCTCGCGACGATTTACCATAGTCTGGGAATTGATATTGAGCATCCACTTCCAGGGCCAGATGGATCGTCGTTTCCTCTGGTCGATGGCCAAGCCCAACCTGTGATGGAACTCTTCGCTTGA